The Arachis ipaensis cultivar K30076 chromosome B10, Araip1.1, whole genome shotgun sequence DNA window ACATGATACTTTGCATCCCTCTGATGCACCAGATCCGGCCTCACCAGCCCAGGCTTCACCCCTTGTGGTGACATCATTAGTGCTGGTGCACCCATTGGAAGCTTATCTCCTGCACCAATAATAGCTTGATTAAACTCCAAAAATATAATAAGACAAAGATTGTTAATTTTATTATCCATTATGCATATACACCTCTGTCGGCCTGCCAAGTACACCAGAATTTTCCATAGGATTTAGCAAGGTTCTCAAGCTCAGGCATGGCAATCGTTTCTGGAACTCTTGGGCTTATCAATAGACCCAACTTGACCTGCACCATCCAATCAAATCAGCCTCTATGACAcagcaaaaaaacaaaaaagagaataaaagtgAAAAACCTCGTAAGCATGAGAGTGCCAAAGCTTCTTCTCCTCGTTAGGCAGATCTTCAAAGATTCTATCAGAAATAATATACTCCACACCTGGCACACATTCATATGGAGTGAGCGAGTCAGTTTAAATAACAAGAAGAAACATGCTTGCATGATGCATGGAAAGTGAGGGAGTAATTAGACCAAGGAGGCGGGCGTTGGCGTCGTCCGAGTCGTAGACGGCGCACTGGAGGAAGTCCTGGTTGAGGCGGGAGCAGTAGTGGTGAGTCTCGATCTGGCGAGACATGTCGTGGCTGTAGATGGCGAAGGAGCAGACATGCTGGCTGAACTGTTTCACGGGTTTGAGGGACTGAAGCATCATGGCGCCCTTGTCTAGCATGTGCTGCCCCACGCTCATGGATTGCCCCGGTGGTGTGGGGCCCGCTGACTTGTCCGCCGAAGCCATTATTGTTGTGTTGGAAGAGATGAGAGTGTATTGGAAGTGATATAGAGGAAGGAAAAGGGGACGTGGTAGGCATGCAAGGTGCATTACGTGGCTTAGACTTGTTAATTACTTGTCAGGTTATGTTGCCATTTGTGAAGCTTTGGGAACTTGGAGTGGGGACCTTTACATAACTACAAACAACTTTATCAACTTCAACTAGTAGTGACGTAATAATGAGTCTTGAATAACCATATCaagagtttttcttttttttcttaccaGCAGGTTTAAGTAGTATgtgatttataaaaaaaattaactttcaCAAATCTTAAAATgaataatatatacataatatgaagacaaaatcataataaaaaaaacactGAATATAGAAAAAAGATTAAAATGGAGATTAATTCCTCTCAAAAGGTATGGAGTGGATAGTAAGATCTATATGTGGATTGTGAAAATCTTGAGACAAAAAAGCCTCCAAATTGTGAGGAATAGAAAAAGAGGCTCACAAAACAACCAACAATTATTTACTCCTTATGATAACCCATctttattacttattttttttcttcttccttgtaAACAATAATCATTCCTTTGATTTTGAATTGTCATCTGGCACTATAGGTTGTTGAGGCCGGTACTTATACATCTTTGAAACAAACAAATAGATTATGAAGTTGATGAAGCTCACCACAGATAGGAACAAGTAGAAAAGGTTTAGATGGTTTCTGTTAATGTTGTTCCCTGCTAACCATCCCCTACTATTAGTGTGATGCTTGGTTGCACCATTCACACATTTCACCATAATAGTACTTAGAAAATACCCGAGTGCCATTGAAGTCCAAAGGAAGCATGTTGATGTAGATTTAAGCCCTTTTGGTGCTTCTGAATAGAAAAACTGAAGCAACCCCACATAGGTAAACATGTCAGCTATGCCAAATATGAAGTATTGAAAAGAAAGCCAGAATGTGCTTATTGGCAATGGCTGAAGTACTGGTATAGCATCAAGCATGTTATGGTCTCTTGCGACTTGTTTTCTCTTCACTTCCATTATTGAAGCCGCTGCCATTGATATGCAAGAGAGTACTAGACCTACTCCTATGCGCTGCAAGTGCGTGACTCCAGTGGGAATACCGGTGAATCTGCGCAAAAGAGGCACAAAGATGCGGTCGTAGATTGGAACAATTATGATTAAGAACGTGACTGGGATGATTGGGAGGGATGCTGGTGGGATGTGGAAATTATTGATGAATCTGGTGTCCATTGTATAGCCTTGTTGGATAGAAAATGTTTGGAGTTGAGCCAGGCAAAGGGTCATTATGATTGTGCAGCAGAAAATTGGGACCATGCTAAGAAGGATTTTTGCATTTTCTACTTGTGTAACTCTGCAAAGCTTCCATGGGCTTTGAGCCTCTGGTTTCTCAGATTGATCATTAGGTTTTGTTTGGATGGCTGCTTTGTCCAAAAACCTGTGAAAAAAGAAGCTTCTGTTCAGAACTACAAAACCAAAGACATTGGAATTGGAATGATATATACTAATTGCAAATGCTGAGATCTTTGACCACTATGGCACATTTTTCATAGCCAAGATCTTTTAGGGTTCATCAAAGTGTAGACTACCCAAATCCACATGTTTTAATTAATTTACAAAATATAGATATTATAAGACCTTTTACTTTAGCCTTGTATTAATTTTACTTCTTAATTATGGCAAAGAGGATGCAATAGAACTATATCTGTGCTTTAACAGTTACAGGAAGGAAAATTGAACCTGTAAATATCTCTATGAGGTAGAAACTCTGTTTCCAAAGCAGCTTCCTTGTCAGACTCAATCTCATATAGTTCTGCAGGATCTTCAGGAAGGGTAAGTCTTCTATTCCGGATTGCAGCAACATAGACCTGGAAATTAAAACACATGAATAAGTGCAATAAGGAGTTTGCAACCATTATAGACATCATCGTCTGGGGTATTAAGCTTATCGAAATTCGAGAGTAATGCTGATTAAGTTAAAACCAACACCACTGAAGCATGTATACAACAGATACCTGCACGATCTCAAGTAAAGCACTTGTTCCTTTAGCAGGATGAATTCTGTATAGTGGCAATGCAGCAGCAAAGATAATGATGCCAAGTAACATAGCAATGGTGCCAATCCCAAATCCCCAATCCCATCCTTTATGGATTTGTATCCACACAATGAAGGTTAAGCTGACAGCACCACCAAGGCACACTGCAAGCAAGAGTGTGTTGAAGAATGTTGACATCAGCCTTGATTCTTTTGGGTCTGTTTCATCAAACTGGTCAGCACCATGTGATGGCAAAGAAGCTTTGACCCCTGCACTTCCAAATGCCAACAAGTACAAGCCAATGTAGAGAAATGCTTCTTGGCCTCTTCTGAGTTTCTCACAGTGAAATCTTGGATCAAACATATTGCAAGGGGGTGGCTTAAGGCTAGAATAGTGCGCTTGTGCCGTGATCAATACAAGTCCCTGCATAACATAGTTCACATTTCACAATATCACCTCAAATTTTCATTCAGACATTATTACAAGCAGTTGATAGTCATAGTTACTACTTACTACGGTACATGTTATCATAAACTAGAAAATGTATGCCTAATTGTTTNNNNAGTGTAGTTATTAGTATTTAGGGTTAAATTTAAATATCATAATAATGAAATATTCTTTTTAAACTATTatttaggggtggcaatgggtagggtagggtagggtaaggTTTGGAGTCAATCCTAACCCTATCTGCGagttgagaatatctcaaccctaacCTACCCGTTCTTAATCTGCGGGTACCCGACCCTACCCACGGGTTACAAAAAAATGCAacgttattatataacttgatgataatttaaaatagaattgacttttatgtaaaaaaaatttattaaattatcaattaatgatcttcttttaatgactaaggatcttttgtatttagtgagaAGTCTTTAGTTTAACATctacttaaaatatatttttatatgaatatataacatatacatatatagggtgcgAGTTGGTCGGGTAGAGTTGAGGCTCAATCCGCACCCTATCCGACCCGCACGAAAACCCTATCCGTACCTTATCCTATCCGTTGCGAATTGGATGGGGTCGGATTGGATAGCCGCGAgtagggtacatattgccacccaTACTATTATTCCATTACTGTATTTTTAGACATAAATACGTATATAAACATAATCTACAGGTGCTAATTTAACTCACTGTACCAGAAAGTCGAGGGAGCCAGAAATAAGAACGGATTTGTATCTGCCAAGCCAGGTGTCAGCAACGACGGCGACCAAAAGGGCGAGGATGTAGCTTACACCCAGATAGGTGGTGAGCATGTTAGCCGCATCTGCCAGATCATAGTGCATTTCTCCGTTGAAGTATGGCACCCCGTTCACCGCCAGCGAGAATGTCGCCAAGTTCTCGAAACCAAGCGTCACTGCATCCATCCATTCCATGCATAACGCACGTAACCATATCAAATTCATTTTACTATTAAGCAATAATAGTAGGTGAAATGCCCTAACACTCCTCTTACAATAATTAGATGACATACAGATAACCCTAAAATCTTAGGATGTAC harbors:
- the LOC107624500 gene encoding oil body-associated protein 2A isoform X4, with product MASADKSAGPTPPGQSMSVGQHMLDKGAMMLQSLKPVKQFSQHVCSFAIYSHDMSRQIETHHYCSRLNQDFLQCAVYDSDDANARLLGVEYIISDRIFEDLPNEEKKLWHSHAYEVKLGLLISPRVPETIAMPELENLAKSYGKFWCTWQADRGDKLPMGAPALMMSPQGVKPGLVRPDLVHQRDAKYHVSSDSYKTSRLEIPEPEMISPFADYWKQHGKGFAIDIVDSEMILRAPFP
- the LOC107624500 gene encoding protein NRT1/ PTR FAMILY 4.5 isoform X3 → MAVDGKVDWKGRRALKNKHGGMIAAIPMLVTLGFENLATFSLAVNGVPYFNGEMHYDLADAANMLTTYLGVSYILALLVAVVADTWLGRYKSVLISGSLDFLGLVLITAQAHYSSLKPPPCNMFDPRFHCEKLRRGQEAFLYIGLYLLAFGSAGVKASLPSHGADQFDETDPKESRLMSTFFNTLLLAVCLGGAVSLTFIVWIQIHKGWDWGFGIGTIAMLLGIIIFAAALPLYRIHPAKGTSALLEIVQVYVAAIRNRRLTLPEDPAELYEIESDKEAALETEFLPHRDIYRFLDKAAIQTKPNDQSEKPEAQSPWKLCRVTQVENAKILLSMVPIFCCTIIMTLCLAQLQTFSIQQGYTMDTRFINNFHIPPASLPIIPVTFLIIIVPIYDRIFVPLLRRFTGIPTGVTHLQRIGVGLVLSCISMAAASIMEVKRKQVARDHNMLDAIPVLQPLPISTFWLSFQYFIFGIADMFTYVGLLQFFYSEAPKGLKSTSTCFLWTSMALGYFLSTIMVKCVNGATKHHTNSRGWLAGNNINRNHLNLFYLFLSVVSFINFIIYLFVSKMYKYRPQQPIVPDDNSKSKE
- the LOC107624500 gene encoding protein NRT1/ PTR FAMILY 4.5 isoform X1, giving the protein MVSFILARKNSSETSEVVDGNSKVEAVELEQLMAVDGKVDWKGRRALKNKHGGMIAAIPMLVTLGFENLATFSLAVNGVPYFNGEMHYDLADAANMLTTYLGVSYILALLVAVVADTWLGRYKSVLISGSLDFLGLVLITAQAHYSSLKPPPCNMFDPRFHCEKLRRGQEAFLYIGLYLLAFGSAGVKASLPSHGADQFDETDPKESRLMSTFFNTLLLAVCLGGAVSLTFIVWIQIHKGWDWGFGIGTIAMLLGIIIFAAALPLYRIHPAKGTSALLEIVQVYVAAIRNRRLTLPEDPAELYEIESDKEAALETEFLPHRDIYRFLDKAAIQTKPNDQSEKPEAQSPWKLCRVTQVENAKILLSMVPIFCCTIIMTLCLAQLQTFSIQQGYTMDTRFINNFHIPPASLPIIPVTFLIIIVPIYDRIFVPLLRRFTGIPTGVTHLQRIGVGLVLSCISMAAASIMEVKRKQVARDHNMLDAIPVLQPLPISTFWLSFQYFIFGIADMFTYVGLLQFFYSEAPKGLKSTSTCFLWTSMALGYFLSTIMVKCVNGATKHHTNSRGWLAGNNINRNHLNLFYLFLSVVSFINFIIYLFVSKMYKYRPQQPIVPDDNSKSKE
- the LOC107624500 gene encoding protein NRT1/ PTR FAMILY 4.5 isoform X2 codes for the protein METSEVVDGNSKVEAVELEQLMAVDGKVDWKGRRALKNKHGGMIAAIPMLVTLGFENLATFSLAVNGVPYFNGEMHYDLADAANMLTTYLGVSYILALLVAVVADTWLGRYKSVLISGSLDFLGLVLITAQAHYSSLKPPPCNMFDPRFHCEKLRRGQEAFLYIGLYLLAFGSAGVKASLPSHGADQFDETDPKESRLMSTFFNTLLLAVCLGGAVSLTFIVWIQIHKGWDWGFGIGTIAMLLGIIIFAAALPLYRIHPAKGTSALLEIVQVYVAAIRNRRLTLPEDPAELYEIESDKEAALETEFLPHRDIYRFLDKAAIQTKPNDQSEKPEAQSPWKLCRVTQVENAKILLSMVPIFCCTIIMTLCLAQLQTFSIQQGYTMDTRFINNFHIPPASLPIIPVTFLIIIVPIYDRIFVPLLRRFTGIPTGVTHLQRIGVGLVLSCISMAAASIMEVKRKQVARDHNMLDAIPVLQPLPISTFWLSFQYFIFGIADMFTYVGLLQFFYSEAPKGLKSTSTCFLWTSMALGYFLSTIMVKCVNGATKHHTNSRGWLAGNNINRNHLNLFYLFLSVVSFINFIIYLFVSKMYKYRPQQPIVPDDNSKSKE